The following are from one region of the Lineus longissimus chromosome 19, tnLinLong1.2, whole genome shotgun sequence genome:
- the LOC135503182 gene encoding uncharacterized protein LOC135503182 gives MIVKPVLLAVIASCMQSSTAKWTSYESDFEFECPSLHHLNRMNSQYNGRNDRKWEYGCTEGFVGEDCIWSEDMVEQDGSIIFYCGNDEGDDLDTLMNPQVKPVITGVKSRYNGGKGRIWTYKCCKLNTKPATECRTERDINKWGETMVKDFQVDRAMYGLTSFIPVEKLEQGNRGDRVWSIATCLYVGCQVRKLEVVNPIETVDEGETMIGINADQTCSSDTSTLKLYRTDSVTRTAAFTIANGRDYNWATSLEVSATLTAGFLGSGTTLSYGAEHTRGGATTIERAETDETSTGSEDSTGKDLSYQGPGAAMIIGTINRYRLNTNDIDIDVISTCGDGTEWRKTVQMNVRGSTYGKAFYRTRRATFLPGRCGSETENCIGGISGGNDADTIFRHFENCIGDAGDVSRISRM, from the exons atgatagtcaaaccagttcTCCTGGCGGTAATCGCCAGCTGCATGCAGAGCAGCACGGCCAAATGGACTTCCTACGAAAGTGATTTCGAATTCGAATGCCCAAGTCTCCATCACCTCAACAGGATGAACAGCCAATACAATGGTAGAAACGACAGAAAATGGGAGTACGGTTGTACGGAAGGATTCGTGGGAGAAGATTGTATTTGGAGCGAAGATATGGTCGAACAAGATGGCAGCATTATCTTCTACTGCGGCAATGATGAGGGTGATGATCTTGATACACTCATGAATCCACAAGTCAAGCCAGTTATAACCGGTGTTAAGTCTCGTTACAACGGTGGTAAGGGAAGGATCTGGACTTACAAATGCTGTAAG CTCAATACGAAACCTGCGACTGAATGTAGAACCGAGCGTGACATCAACAAGTGGGGTGAAACCATGGTAAAAGACTTTCAGGTCGATCGAGCGATGTACGGACTCACCTCGTTCATCCCGGTGGAAAAATTGGAACAGGGCAACAGAGG CGACCGCGTATGGAGCATCGCTACCTGTTTGTACGTCGGTTGTCAGGTAAGGAAGCTCGAAGTTGTAAACCCCATTGAAACCGTCGATGAGGGAGAGACCATGATAGGAATCAATGCTGACCAGACCTGCAGTAGCGATACGTCAACGCTCAAATTATACAGAACCGACTCCGTAACCCGAACTGCGGCTTTTACCATAGCAAATGGTCGTGATTACAACTGGGCTACTTCGCTTGAAGTCAGTGCCACATTAACTGCTGGATTCCTTGGTTCTGGTACGACACTAAGCTATGGTGCGGAACATACACGAGGCGGAGCCACAACCATCGAGAGGGCAGAAACGGATGAAACGAGTACTGGTTCCGAGGACTCGACTGGTAAGGATTTGTCATACCAAGGTCCTGGTGCGGCTATGATCATCGGCACCATCAACAGATACAGGCTCAACACCAACGACATTGACATCGACGTCATCTCTACCTGCGGCGACGGTACCGAATGGCGAAAGACGGTGCAGATGAACGTGCGCGGTTCGACCTATGGGAAGGCATTCTACCGCACGCGACGGGCAACATTCCTGCCCGGACGATGTGGCTCAGAGACAGAGAACTGCATCGGCGGTATAAGCGGAGGGAATGACGCTGATACAATCTTTCGACACTTTGAAAACTGCATCGGCGATGCGGGTGATGTTAGCCGCATTAGCCGCATGTAA